In the Candidatus Abyssobacteria bacterium SURF_5 genome, one interval contains:
- a CDS encoding CBS domain-containing protein: protein MRKNPMKVRNHFKTITPEVDIVTANTTIEVIIQIISRNPASRSVFVIDQDERLIGVISTKDVLQILGAKYLRKRTVFVLHEILAITAADIMREAESVGPDDDLEQALRIAVVHNMEDIPVVENNKVIGNLDCFELIKGISAQKRIEQRERYDSSG, encoded by the coding sequence ATGAGGAAGAACCCCATGAAGGTACGCAACCATTTTAAGACAATTACGCCTGAAGTAGATATAGTGACAGCAAACACGACGATCGAGGTAATCATCCAGATAATTTCCCGCAACCCGGCTTCGCGATCCGTTTTTGTGATCGATCAGGACGAGAGATTAATCGGTGTAATCAGTACCAAGGACGTCCTTCAGATATTGGGGGCGAAATATCTTCGGAAGAGGACGGTTTTTGTGCTTCATGAGATTTTGGCGATCACCGCTGCCGATATTATGCGAGAGGCCGAATCGGTTGGTCCCGATGACGATCTTGAGCAAGCGCTTAGAATCGCTGTGGTGCATAATATGGAAGATATTCCCGTTGTTGAGAACAATAAAGTAATCGGCAACCTCGATTGTTTCGAGTTAATCAAAGGTATCAGCGCGCAGAAGCGCATCGAGCAGCGTGAGCGCTATGACTCCTCCGGATGA
- a CDS encoding cation:proton antiporter: MADIPQEGITAAEWILELAVILLAAKLGGEIFNRLKQSPMLGEILAGVIIGPSIFGLFHESTILEIFAEIGIIFMIFMLGLETKVAHLRRVGARAAVIAGAGIAVPFLAGWIMGRAMGVSWQGALFFGAILTATSVAITARTLMDMDLTRSKLAQTILAAAVIDDIAGLLVLAVVLTLTGAGGQDGIGMTVAKGAFYLLVVFPFFWFAVPPLTRWLRRLEGEGALFVMILGLTFLFSYLAQLAGLATIVGAFLIGLIFGKTAEGPAIQEQVEPIYYFMAPIFFVSIGMSVHLDQLWSAIVFALVFSAIAIATKVIGGIIGGVASRMSLSSAVIIGIGMIPRGEVGLIVANLGLDGGIIDHKTFSAAAFMSVATILVTPTLLKWAINRFYHEEEPHEGTQPF, from the coding sequence TTGGCAGATATACCTCAAGAAGGGATAACAGCGGCCGAATGGATTCTTGAGCTGGCGGTCATTTTGCTCGCGGCGAAGTTGGGCGGCGAGATTTTCAACCGTCTCAAGCAGAGCCCGATGCTGGGAGAGATATTGGCCGGCGTGATCATCGGTCCGTCCATTTTCGGGTTATTTCATGAATCCACGATTCTGGAGATTTTCGCCGAGATCGGCATTATCTTCATGATCTTTATGCTGGGCCTCGAGACAAAAGTGGCTCATCTGCGAAGGGTTGGTGCTCGCGCAGCCGTTATTGCGGGCGCGGGAATCGCCGTTCCGTTTCTCGCGGGATGGATTATGGGCAGAGCCATGGGAGTAAGCTGGCAAGGGGCCTTGTTTTTCGGGGCTATATTGACCGCGACCAGTGTGGCCATAACGGCCCGGACTTTAATGGATATGGATTTAACCCGGTCGAAATTAGCGCAAACCATTCTGGCAGCAGCGGTCATAGATGACATAGCGGGGCTTCTGGTGCTGGCCGTGGTGTTGACGTTAACGGGTGCGGGCGGGCAGGACGGCATCGGCATGACTGTGGCCAAGGGAGCTTTCTATCTGCTTGTGGTGTTCCCCTTCTTCTGGTTTGCAGTTCCGCCGCTGACGCGCTGGCTCAGACGTTTGGAAGGAGAGGGCGCCCTGTTCGTGATGATACTCGGCTTAACCTTTCTGTTTTCGTATTTGGCCCAATTGGCTGGACTTGCAACGATTGTCGGCGCATTTCTTATCGGTCTCATCTTTGGGAAGACGGCCGAAGGACCGGCAATCCAGGAGCAGGTAGAGCCGATCTATTACTTTATGGCTCCCATTTTCTTTGTATCAATCGGGATGTCCGTCCATTTGGACCAGTTATGGAGCGCGATTGTGTTCGCACTTGTTTTTTCCGCAATTGCGATTGCAACCAAAGTAATTGGGGGCATTATCGGCGGCGTTGCATCCCGCATGAGCCTGTCATCGGCCGTTATAATCGGCATTGGGATGATCCCGCGAGGCGAGGTTGGCCTGATCGTGGCGAACCTTGGGCTGGACGGCGGAATTATCGATCACAAAACATTTTCCGCGGCCGCATTCATGTCGGTGGCGACTATTCTGGTTACCCCGACTCTATTGAAATGGGCGATTAACCGCTTCTACCATGAGGAAGAACCCCATGAAGGTACGCAACCATTTTAA